From Cygnus atratus isolate AKBS03 ecotype Queensland, Australia chromosome 1, CAtr_DNAZoo_HiC_assembly, whole genome shotgun sequence, the proteins below share one genomic window:
- the DOP1B gene encoding protein dopey-2 isoform X1, with product MDPEEQELLGDYRYRNYSSAIEKALRNFESSSEWADLISSLGKLNKALQSNLKYSLLPRRLIVSKRLSQCLHPALPSGVHLKALETYEIIFKIIGTKWLAKDLFLYSSGLFPLLANAAMSVRPVLLGLYEKYFLPLQKSLLPGLQAFVIGLLPGLEEGSEIYDRTDALLVKLSLLMGKEVLYGALWGSVLVSPSIRLPASLFVVSHINRELSGKQQKYMLGTDYKLTIKSLCVSVLDSNVLVQRNTLEVILFFFPFYTALDCNESAILLRRSDLVHILSAATQTLLRRDMSLNRRLYAWLLGSDIKGGTFAPDSTSSEDHAIYFFGKYSKDLLVESLAEILHQKFSESDVEEQHQAYLKPFRILISLLDKPEIGPQVVGDLFLEVIRAFYSYCKDALGSDLKLSYNQSGNILASAIKENKNASEIVKTVNLLITSLSTDFLWDYMTKCFEDCFRNKSTKMRYPLENVSTPPTISELCTLLVFLLDVIPLELYSEVQTQYLPQMLSYMVQSLLENVEVLGLPELTHALRTCFKVLSKVQMPPSYLDIETGSGNGSPVKKDSGDVTLETKSVLQEEDETPFPPLKSEDSGIGLSTSSPELSQHLGVPAVTLERDDVWKKGGSMQKTLHCIQELVAKFASKYIFGVQFQEASNESISAMSLEGKEKKENGYRLPESAGKKKSAWEAKQMTVPQFKQILSDLFSVRGSPFKNKSSHLLSSERNSGNKKEKEEEWDLEQVMLVLGPLRGDCKEAFAAACHLLLDCTTFPVYLSEEEMEQLYLSLFQIPGGCDASFPLWLKSLMTVCCCVNDCYVQNVSIFTLLEVINHSQSLALVIEDRMKRYKVSGHNPFLGKLQMVTLPPIAPGVLKIISEKTDFYQRVACVLWNQLNKETREHHIACVELFYRLHCLAPSANICEDIICHALLDHDKGTRLEALFRFSVMWHLTREIQGSRVTSHNRSFDRSLFVVLDSLNCSDGAIGAAAQGWLIRALSLNDVARILEPVLLLLLHPKTQRTSIHYIKQKNSAEDIHLWLHKKKASLKESGVSESNSEENLPLSQFTTVDREAIWAEVEKDPEKPELKTEQFESDASCNPVTSHEVDGDQDNSEHTESADTSTGHDSENTSSFSPSLELQEVSNEDNDSAAADGRENTNHAGSFHASLPESSKSSVALNLVRADSERTQASESLSSDEELDLELQEITSSKLLKQQKEKQEMIEALFKHMLLYLQPYDSKRVLYAFSVLEAVLKTNPKEFIEAVASTSMDTSSTAHLNLIYNLLARHQEALVGQSFYGKLQTQSPTMCPHSLLIELLTYLCLSFLRSYYPCYLKVTHRDLLGNRDVQVKSVEVLIRMMTQLATMAKAAESKNVEFIRNLLGRCKIQEFVLLSLSASMYTSQKRYELLMAGGVHNVPEEDLFEESLINFGHDQIWSEHPLQIELLKLLQVLIILEHHLGQTHEEQENQPDLSKEWQQALNFQQAIGAMQYVYPHPITSQGLFVSAVVRGLQPEYGYGMHPTWVGLVTSSLPYFGKSLGWTVAPFVVQICKNLDELVKQYENEAVKTSVKTSASLTTKRENVTPDYPLTLLEGLTTIGHFCLLDHPNQTKKSSLAEPANLRNARNAILEELPRIINTMSLLWSIIKREDSQKRPTDFFGITKGSSSAYFKATKTLRTKILDFMNPLTAQLGIQLMAAIAAVWNSKKPHRNQSKMKILPAASASQLILVDLICALNTLKTDTILHLVKEVVKKPSQIKGEEKSSLVDIPMLQFSYAFIQRLPVSALQENFQSLLGLLKESVQLNLAPPGHFLLLSTLNDFVTRTPTLENKKDQKDLQEVTQKILEAVGTVAGSSLEQTSWLSRNLEVKAQPQILPDEFNIEDMNDTSVAPSSMVSASAPSIYSVQALSLLAEVLASLLDMVYRSDEKEKAVPLISRLLYYVFPYLRNHSTYNIPSFRAGSQLLGSLSGYAYTKRAWKKEVLELYMDPAFFQMDTSCNHWRSVIDHLLTHEKTMFKDLMNMQSSALKLYPSFEQKAMLLKRQAFAVFSGETDQYHLYLPLIQERLSENLRVGQTSLVAAQMFLFFRVLLLRISPQHLTSLWPIMVTELIQTFLQLEEDLTEEDEPSKSNSKISKQKVSGDGSGSDIQQNELSLYLSACKFLDTALSFPPDRMHLFQMYKWAFVPEVDTESSDVTSHFVENHQECRPHIVRIMDLLKKKYGETNNTNEGISKRHKFPLLNFRTISSITQLMPFFKTLCCAFTTNGSESQHSRTSASLSVDYVGSNGIKILQQLEESVECDFLENMES from the exons atAAAGTCCTTGTGTGTATCAGTACTGGATTCAAATGTTCTTGTGCAAAGAAACACTCTGGAAGTgattctcttcttcttcccatTTTATACAGCTTTG GACTGCAATGAAAGCGCTATTCTACTGCGCAGGTCTGATTTAGTCCATATTCTGTCAGCAGCTACACAGACATTGCTGAGGAGAGACATGTCACTGAATAGAAGATTATACGCGTGGTTGCTAG GCTCTGATATTAAAGGGGGTACTTTTGCTCCAGACTCAACATCTTCTGAAGAccatgctatttatttttttggaaaatactCTAAAGATCTTTTAGTTGAG agTTTGGCTGAAATTTTACATCAGAAATTCTCAGAGTCTGATGTAGAGGAACAGCATCAAGCCTATTTGAAACCTTTCCGCATTCTAATCAGTCTCCTTGATAAACCTGAAATAG GGCCACAGGTTGTTGGGGATCTGTTCCTTGAAGTTATTAGAGCCTTTTATTCCTACTGCAAAGATGCACTTGGTTCTGATCTCAAACTCAGCTACAATCAAAGTGGCAACATACTTGCAAG TGCAatcaaagagaacaaaaatgctTCGGAAATTGTCAAAACAGTCAATTTACTGATCACATCCTTAAGCACGGATTTCCTTTGGGATTACATGACCAAATGTTTTGAAGATTGTTTCAG AAACAAATCCACAAAGATGAGATATCCTCTTGAAAATGTTAGCACTCCTCCTACAATTTCAGAGCTCTGTACACTATTGGTGTTTCTTCTTGACGTGATTCCTTTG gaactCTACTCTGAAGTGCAGACTCAATATCTTCCCCAGATGCTCAGTTATATGGTGCAATCTCTCCTGGAAAACGTGGAAGTATTAGGTTTACCTGAACTCACTCATGCCTTAAGGACCTGTTTTAAGGTGCTTAGCAAAGTACAAATGCCCCCTTCCTATTTGGACATTGAGACAGGCAGTGGAAATGGG agCCCAGTGAAAAAGGACAGTGGGGATGTAACCTTGGAGACCAAGTCTGTGCTTCAGGAAGAGGATGAGACTCCATTCCCTCCCCTGAAGTCAGAAGACAGTGGCATTGGTCTAAGCACTTCCTCCCCAGAGCTCTCTCAGCACTTAGGGGTGCCAGCTGTGACCCTTGAGAGAGATGATGTctggaaaaaaggggggagCATGCAGAAGACTTTGCACTGCATCCAAGAGCTGGTTGCCAAGTTTGccagtaaatacatttttggggTGCAGTTTCAAGAAGCAAGTAATGAAAGCATCTCAGCAATGAGTctggagggaaaagagaaaaaagaaaatggctaCAGATTACCTGAAAGTGCTGGCAAGAAAAAGAGTGCAtgggaagcaaagcaaatgacTGTACCTCAgtttaaacaaatactttcaGACTTGTTCTCAGTTCGAGGATCACCGTTCAAGAACAAGAGTTcccatcttctttcttctgaacGCAACTCtggtaataaaaaagaaaaggaagaagagtggGACTTAGAACAAGTGATGCTTGTCTTGGGACCCCTTAGAGGTGACTGCAAGGAAGCTTTCGCTGCGGCTTGTCACCTGTTGTTGGATTGTACCACATTCCCAGTCTACCTTTCAGAGGAGGAGATGGAACAGCTGTATCTCTCTTTGTTTCAGATTCCTG GAGGTTGTGATGCCAGCTTCCCTCTGTGGCTGAAGTCCTTAATGACAGTATGCTGCTGTGTGAATGACTGCTATGTTCAGAATGTGTCCATCTTCACGCTGCTGGAGGTGATCAACCATTCCCAGTCACTGGCACTTGTGATAGAAGACAGAATGAAGCGATACAAAGTCTCTGGGCACAACCCCTTCCTTGGAAAGCTGCAGATGGTCACACTTCCTCCCATTGCTCCTGGAGTTCTGAAGATCAtctcagagaaaacagatttctacCAG AGAGTAGCCTGTGTGCTCTGGAATCAGCTGAACAAAGAGACCCGGGAACATCATATTGCCTGTGTGGAACTGTTCTACAGGCTGCATTGCTTGGCACCATCAGCAAATATCTGCGAAGACATTATATGCCATGCGCTTTTGGATCATGATAAG GGGACAAGGCTGGAAGCACTGTTCAGATTTTCTGTCATGTGGCATCTGACCAGAGAGATCCAAGGCAGCAGAGTAACTTCTCACAATCGGTCCTTCGATag GTCTCTGTTTGTGGTACTGGACAGTCTCAATTGTTCAGATGGCGCAAttggtgctgcagcacagggctggctgATCCGTGCTCTCTCACTTAATGATGTTGCACGGATTCTTGAaccagtcctgctgctgctgcttcatccAAAGACACAACGCACGTCCATCCACtacatcaaacagaaaaattcagcaG aggatATACATCTTTGGCTTCACAAGAAAAAGGCCTCGTTGAAAGAATCTGGTGTCTCTGAGAGCAATTCTGAGGAAAACCTTCCATTGAGCCAGTTTACCACCGTGGATAGAGAAGCAATTTGggcagaagtggaaaaagatCCAGAGAAGCCAGAGTTAAAAACTGAACAGTTTGAAAGTGATGCCTCTTGCAATCCAGTAACTTCACATGAGGTAGACGGTGACCAAGATAATAGTGAGCACACGGAATCAGCAGACACCAGCACAGGCCATGACAGTGAAAATacatcttctttttctccttctctggagctgcaggaagTGAGCAATGAGGACAATGACAGTGCTGCAGCTGATGGCAGAGAGAACACAAACCATGCAGGTTCCTTCCATGCATCGCTTCCTGAAAGCTCCAAGTCTAGTGTAGCGCTAAACCTTGTGCGTGCTGACTCCGAGAGGACTCAAGCATCCGAATCTCTGTCAAGTGATGAAGAGCTGGACTTGGAGCTCCAGGAAATTACCAGCTCTAAGTTGCtcaagcagcagaaggaaaaacaagagatGATTGAGGCTCTGTTCAAACATATGCTGTTATATTTGCAACCTTATGATTCCAAGAGGGTATTAtatgctttttctgttctggaggcagtgcttaaaACAAACCCTAAAGAATTTATTGAAGCTGTAGCTAGTACTAGCATGGATACCAGTTCCACTGCACATTTGAATCTTATTTACAATCTCTTAGCTCGCCATCAGGAGGCTCTTGTAGGGCAGAGTTTTTATGGCAAACTTCAGACTCAGTCCCCAACCATGTGTCCCCATTCTCTTCTAATAGAATTGCTCACTTACCTCTGTCTCAGTTTTCTGCGCTCATATTATCCGTGCTACTTGAAGGTTACGCACAGAGATCTGCTTGGCAACAGAGACGTTCAGGTAAAAAGCGTGGAAGTCTTGATTAGAATGATGACCCAGCTGGCTACCAtggcaaaggcagcagagagtAAGAATGTAGAGTTCATACGCAACTTGCTTGGAAGATGCAAAATTCAGGAgtttgttcttctttctttgtctgcaTCTATGTACACAAGTCAGAAGCGGTACGAACTGCTTATGGCAGGTGGAGTTCATAATGTTCCTGAAGAAGATCTTTTTGAAGAGAGCCTAATCAATTTTGGACACGATCAAATATGGAGTGAACACCCTCTCCAGATTGAGTTGCTGAAGCTTTTGCAGGTACTGATTATTTTGGAGCACCATCTTGGACAGACTCATGAGGAGCAGGAGAATCAGCCAGACCTCTCCAAGGAATGGCAGCAGGCTCTTAATTTCCAGCAGGCTATCGGTGCGATGCAGTATGTCTATCCGCACCCGATAACTTCACAGGGATTATTCGTCTCTGCTGTTGTTAGAGGTTTGCAACCAGAGTATGGCTATGGGATGCATCCCACTTGGGTAGGCTTAGTCACATCTTCCCTGCCCTATTTTGGAAAGTCTTTAGGCTGGACTGTGGCACCATTTGTTGTACAGATATGTAAAAACCTGGATGAGCTTGTCaaacaatatgaaaatgaagctgTGAAGACATCCGTGAAAACATCTGCAAG cttAACCACTAAAAGAGAGAATGTTACGCCTGATTACCCACTAACCCTTCTGGAAGGTCTGACAACTATTGGTCACTTCTGCCTTCTGGATCACCCTAATCAAACTAAAAAG TCGTCATTAGCCGAGCCCGCAAACCTGAGAAATGCTAGGAACGCCATTTTGGAAGAATTGCCTCGTATTATTAATACCATGTCCCTTCTTTGGAGCATTATAAAGAGGGAAGACTCTCAGAAGAGACCAACTGACTTCTTTGGAATAACTAAAGGCTCTTCCTCAGCATACTTTAAAGCAACCAAA ACATTAAGAACTAAAATACTGGACTTCATGAATCCATTGACAGCACAACTTGGAATCCAGTTGATGGCAGCAATTGCAGCAGTGTGGAATAGCAAGAAACCTCATAGGAATCAAAGTAAAATGAAG aTTCTTCCAGCAGCTAGTGCATCGCAGCTTATTCTTGTGGACTTAATATGTGCACTTAACACATTGAAAACTGATACCATATTACATCTAGTCAAAGAAGTAGTCAAGAAACCATCACAAATCAAGGGTGAAGAG aaatcctCTCTTGTAGATATTCCAATGCTGCAGTTCAGTTATGCTTTCATTCAAAG ACTGCCTGTCTCAGCCTTGCAGGAGAACTTCCAGTCCTTATTAGGACTTCTGAAGGAGTCTGTGCAGTTGAACTTGGCTCCTCCTGGACACTTTCTGCTTCTCAG TACTCTGAATGACTTTGTGACTAGGACACCTAcgctagaaaacaaaaaagaccaaaaagaCTTGCAG GAGGTGACCCAAAAGATTTTGGAGGCTGTAGGGACTGTTGCTGGTTCTTCTCTGGAACAGACTAGTTGGCTGAGTCGGAACTTGGAGGTGAAAGCTCAGCCTCAGATTTTACCAGATGAGTTCAACATTGAAGATATGAATG ATACTTCAGTGGCACCATCGTCAATggtttctgcctctgctccttcaATATACAGTGTCCAAGCTCTTTCACTCCTTGCAGAA gttcttgcttctcttttggACATGGTTTACCGGAGTGATGAGAAGGAGAAAGCTGTGCCATTGATTTCCCGTCTGCTATATTATGTATTTCCTTATCTACGCAACCACAG TACCTACAACATTCCTAGTTTTCGTGCTGGTTCTCAGTTGCTCGGCTCATTGAGTGGATACGCCTATACCAAGCGAGCCTGGAAAAAAGAAGTTCTCGAGCTGTATATGGATCCAGCTTTTTTCCAAATGGACACTTCATGCAATCA TTGGAGATCCGTTATTGATCATCTTCTAACACACGAGAAAACTATGTTTAAAGATTTGATGA ATATGCAGAGCAGCGCCTTAAAACTCTACCCAAGTTTTGAGCAAAAAGCAATGTTGTTAAAGCGGCAAGCTTTCGCTGTCTTCAGTGGAGAAACCGATCAGTATCATCTGTATCTTCCTTTAATACAAG AGCGACTGTCTGAGAACCTCCGGGTTGGACAGACTTCTCTAGTTGCCGCACAGATGTTCCTCTTCTTCAGAGTTCTTTTGTTAAGGATTTCTCCTCAGCATCTAACCTCATTATGGCCAATTATGGTGACTGAATTG attcAGACATTTCTACAACTGGAAGAAGATTTAACTGAGGAAGATGAACCATCAAA aagcaacagcaaaataagcaaacagaaagTCTCAGGTGATGGCAGTGGATCTGACATCCAGCAGAATGAGCTGTCCTTGTACTTATCAGCTTGTAAGTTTTTGGACACAGCACTTTCATTTCCACCCGACAGGAtgcatttgtttcaaat GTACAAATGGGCATTTGTCCCAGAGGTGGACACAGAGTCATCTGATGTGACTTCTCATTTTGTAGAAAATCATCAAGAATGCAGACCACATATAGTAAGAATCATGGATCTGCTAAAGAAGAAATATGgg gaaacaaacaacactAACGAGGGAATTTCCAAGAGGCACAAATTTCCTCTTTTGAACTTCCGCACTATATCAAGCATCACCCAGCTTATGCCCTTCTTCAAGACTCTGTGTTGTGCATTTACAACAAATGGGAGTGAATCCCAGCATTCACGTACTTCTGCATCTCTCTCTGTGGACTACGTTGGCAGTAATGGCATAAAGATCTTGCAACAGCTTGAAGAGAGCGTTGAATGTGACTTCCTTGAAAACATGGAAAGTTAA